The bacterium nucleotide sequence CACGGGCGCGCCGGGGAGCTGGCGGCCGAAGGCGGTTCCCGCCGCGCCGTGCTGGCCCGCGAGGTCGCCGACTCCCTGCCCGCCGCCCTGGCCGAGCTGGATGACCTGGCGGGGGCGTGGGCATGAAGGTCCTGGGCATCGAGACCTCCTGCGACGACACCAGCGTCGCGCTCTACGACTCCGAACAGGGCGTGCTGGAGAACCTCGTCTCGAGCCAGGTCGACCTGCACGACCACTTCGGCGGCGTGGTCCCGGAGCTGGCCTCGCGCGCGCACCTGGTGAACCTGCTGCCCCTGATCGAGGTGCTGCTGGAGCGGCGGCGGCTCGCCTTGGCGGACCTGGACGGCGTGGCGGTCACGGCCGGTCCCGGCCTGATCGGCGCCCTGCTGGTGGGGCTGTCCACCGCGAAGGCCCTCTGCTGGTCGGCGCGCAAGCCGCTGGTCGGGGTCCACCACATCGAGGGCCACATCCTGGCCAACCTGCTGTCCGGCCCGCTGGACCTGCCCGCGGCCGTGCTGGTGGTCTCGGGCGGCCACACCGAGGTCGTGCTGATGACCGAGGTGGGCCGTTACCGCCGGTTGGGCTGGACGCTGGACGACGCCGCGGGGGAGTGCTTCGACAAGTCGGCCCAGCTGCTGGGCCTGCCGTATCCGGGCGGCCCGGTCATCGACCGCCTCGCCGAGCGCGGCCGGGGCGGCCGCTTCGAACTGCCGCGGCCCCTGACCCGCGACCCGCGCCTGGTGTTCAGCTTCAGCGGCCTGAAGACGGCCGTTCGCGTGCTGGTCGAATCGCTGCCCCGGCCGCTGGACGACCAGACCGTGGCCGATATCTGCCGGGCCCTGCGCGAGGCGGTCGTCGACGTGCTCGTCCAGCGCCTGTTCCAGGCCGCCCGCGAGCACCGCGTGCGGGGCGTCTACCTGGCCGGCGGCGTGGCGGCCAACTCGTGGCTGCGCGACCGCGCCGCCCGGGAGGCCGCGGCCGGCGGATTCGCATTCCGCCCCCCCGAGCGCGTCTACTGCACCGACAACGCGGCCATGATCGCCTGCGCCGGCCACGCCCGCCTGGCGGCGGGATTCTCGGATCCCTTTGATCTGGATGGGTTTGCGCGCGCTCCGCTCGCCTCCTGGCGCTGACCTGCCTCCTCCCGCCCCATCGTTCCCGCCCGCGTCGCGGACGTCCCCATGATGGCACGACCCTTGCGACAGGTTCGTCGGTTCTGCCTGTAATCAGTAATCCCGTTGCGATTTGCACGGATGGTGCCGATGCGCGAAACCGAGACGATCCTGGTCGTCGACGACGACCAGCACCTGCGGACGATCCTGAAGCACGTGCTCGAACAGGGCGGCTTCCAGGTGAACCTGGCCGAGGACGGGCGTCAGGCCCTGGCCTGCCTGCAGCAGGAGCTGCCCGACCTGGTCCTGCTGGACGTCATGATGCCGGGCCTGGACGGGTTCGACGTGCTGCGCGAGCTGCGCGGCCGGTTCCGGACCCACCACCTGCCGGTGATCATGCTGACCGCCAAGGGCGAGACGCCGCAGAAGGTGCGCGGCCTCGAGCAGGGGGCCAACGACTACCTGTGCAAACCGTTCGTGCCGGAGGAACTGGTGCTGCGCGTGCGCAACATGCTGCAGCTGAGCCGCAGCCAGCGCGACGCCAACCCGCTGACGGGCCTGCCCGGCAACCGCGCCATCGCGCGCGAGCTGAACCGGCGGCTCGAGGCGGGCCAGACCTTCGGGTTCCTCTACTTCGACCTCGATCA carries:
- the tsaD gene encoding tRNA (adenosine(37)-N6)-threonylcarbamoyltransferase complex transferase subunit TsaD; amino-acid sequence: MKVLGIETSCDDTSVALYDSEQGVLENLVSSQVDLHDHFGGVVPELASRAHLVNLLPLIEVLLERRRLALADLDGVAVTAGPGLIGALLVGLSTAKALCWSARKPLVGVHHIEGHILANLLSGPLDLPAAVLVVSGGHTEVVLMTEVGRYRRLGWTLDDAAGECFDKSAQLLGLPYPGGPVIDRLAERGRGGRFELPRPLTRDPRLVFSFSGLKTAVRVLVESLPRPLDDQTVADICRALREAVVDVLVQRLFQAAREHRVRGVYLAGGVAANSWLRDRAAREAAAGGFAFRPPERVYCTDNAAMIACAGHARLAAGFSDPFDLDGFARAPLASWR